DNA sequence from the Bradyrhizobium diazoefficiens genome:
TTCCGATCGGATTTCAGCAGCGCCGCGGTCTCGACCGCATAGCTCTCGAGCTTTGCCCGGGTCGTCGAGCGCGGGATCGCCGGCAGGACGATCGCCGCGAGCAGGCCGATGATCGCGAGCACGCACAGGATCTCGATCAGCGCGAAGCCCCGCTGGTCGAAGCCTTGCGCATCGCGAATGGGTTCAGCGCGCGCTGCTGACAATGTCGGCTGCCGTTCCACTGCCGCCTTCCTGACCGTCTGATCCGAGCGAGATGATCTCGTACGGAGCGCTCGCGCCCGGTGAACGATAAACGTAGCCGTGGCCCCAGGGATCGTTCGGCACCACGCCGCCGCGCAAGTAGGGCCCGTTCCAGCCGGCCTCGTTGTTGCTGCGCGTCAGCCCGACCAGGCCTTCATTCGACGTCGGATATCGGCCGAGATCGAGATAATAAAGATCGAGCGCGCTGGAAAAGCTCTCGATCTGGATTTTCGCTGCCTTGGCCTTGGACTCGCTGAGATAGTTCAGCACCCGCGGGCCGACCAGCGCCATGATCATGCCGATGATGGTGATGACGACCAGCATTTCGACCAGGGTGAAGCCAGCCTCTCCGCTCGGAGCGCGCCGCTGGCGGCGACTTGGCGATGGATGATTGGTCATTTCAAGCCCCTCCCGTTACCTTTCGTCTAACCGACAATCTGGCTTACCGACATCAGCGCCGTCATCACCGACGTGATCAGGCCTCCGACGACCAGCGAGATCGCGATGATTGCCGCAGGGCCGGCAATGCCGACCGCGCGGTCGAGCGTGCGTTGCAGCTTGGCCTCGTAGAATTCGGCAACCCGTCCGGACAGCATCGGCAGTTGCCCGGTCTCATCGCCCAATCTCAGCATGCGCACCGCCATTGGCGGTAACGCCTCCGTCTCTGCAAGCGCATCGGAGAGTTTTGAGCCATGGCGGACGCGATCGGCAGCCTCGCTCCAGACCATGGACGCGCCAGTCGTCGCCATCATGTCGATGAGAATGCGGAGCGTGGTGGTGAGATTGACGCCGCTGCCGAGCAGCAGACCGAGATTGCGGCAGAACAGCGCCGTACGGTACGCGCCCATCACGTTGCGGATCGCCGGCAGCCGCACAATCGCATTGGTGATGCCACGACGGACACGCTCCTGCCGCAGCACGAGCCACATTGTTGCGAGGGTGATCGCAAGTCCGGCCAGCACCGTCTCTGAATTGCTGCGTAAAAAGGTCGAGATGTTCAAGAACACGCCGACGATCGGATCGACCTTGGCGCCGAAGTCCTGCAAGACGCTCGCAAATTGCGGCAGCACGAATGTCAGGAAGAACAGCAGCACGCAGCCGGCTGCGCCGAGCACGAAGACGGGGTAGCGAATCGCGTCCGTCAGGCGCCGTCTCAGCGCTTCGCCGCGCGCGCGTTCGCCGGCCAGCACCTCCAGCACCTGGTCCAGCGACCCTGACGCCTCGCCGACCCGCACCAGCGCGATATACATCGCCGGAAACAGCCCTTCGTGCCGCGCCAGCGCCTCGGCAAAGCTCTCGCCGGAGACAACG
Encoded proteins:
- a CDS encoding type II secretion system F family protein, whose amino-acid sequence is MPNYRYRALNANGELVSGAIAAPAPGDVASRIERLGLVLVDNVAPEEGGAAGGVLSLFNRPTPEDVTILTRDLALLLRAGARINDALELLAADPDFGRLRPVVADIRARVVSGESFAEALARHEGLFPAMYIALVRVGEASGSLDQVLEVLAGERARGEALRRRLTDAIRYPVFVLGAAGCVLLFFLTFVLPQFASVLQDFGAKVDPIVGVFLNISTFLRSNSETVLAGLAITLATMWLVLRQERVRRGITNAIVRLPAIRNVMGAYRTALFCRNLGLLLGSGVNLTTTLRILIDMMATTGASMVWSEAADRVRHGSKLSDALAETEALPPMAVRMLRLGDETGQLPMLSGRVAEFYEAKLQRTLDRAVGIAGPAAIIAISLVVGGLITSVMTALMSVSQIVG
- the gspG gene encoding type II secretion system major pseudopilin GspG codes for the protein MTNHPSPSRRQRRAPSGEAGFTLVEMLVVITIIGMIMALVGPRVLNYLSESKAKAAKIQIESFSSALDLYYLDLGRYPTSNEGLVGLTRSNNEAGWNGPYLRGGVVPNDPWGHGYVYRSPGASAPYEIISLGSDGQEGGSGTAADIVSSAR